A window of the Cannabis sativa cultivar Pink pepper isolate KNU-18-1 chromosome X, ASM2916894v1, whole genome shotgun sequence genome harbors these coding sequences:
- the LOC115712824 gene encoding uncharacterized protein LOC115712824 isoform X2 — MGTPPQCIQEPTMEFGCSDLNLWQEALSAYPSRIQSLNKPHLVSLDDYYRNELPPLLHQRKPNPYITTSELSKLMQWKLTRGKWRPRLLDFVSGLDDDLVKSASEKGFQSLPNVSKALSELTVLKGVGPATASAILAAYAPDVAPFMSDEAMEAALGNSKDYSAKQYLLFANKLQTKAKELSSGEESFTPSDVERALWSSVVAEKMLSSQSKSNESKTLRQKRKR; from the exons ATGGGAACACCACCTCAATGCATTCAAGAACCAACTATGGAGTTTGGGTGCTCCGATTTGAATCTCTGGCAAGAAGCCCTATCTGCTTATCCTTCCCGCATACAATCTCTCAACAAACCCCATTTGGTTTCGCTAGATGACTATTACCGCAACGAACTCCCACCTCTCCTCCACCAACGAAAACCTAATCCTTACATCACCACCTCCGAGCTCTCAAAGCTCATGCAGTGGAAACTTACCCGTGGAAAATGGAG GCCGCGTCTGTTGGATTTTGTTTCGGGTTTGGACGATGACCTGGTAAAATCAGCATCGGAAAAGGGGTTTCAATCTCTCCCCAATGTATCGAAAGCTCTATCTGAGCTTACGGTGCTCAAAGGCGTGGGTCCAGCCACGGCTTCTGCAATCCTTGCAGCTTACGCCCCTGATGTTGCGCCATTCATGTCAGATGAG GCTATGGAGGCAGCTTTGGGAAACTCTAAAGATTACTCGGCGAAGCAATATCTGTTGTTTGCAAATAAATTACAGACCAAAGCAAAG GAGTTGAGTTCAGGAGAAGAGAGCTTCACACCATCAGACGTGGAAAGAGCTTTATGGAGCTCTGTTGTAGCGGAAAAGATGCTATCTTCACAGTCAAAGTCTAATGAAAGTAAAACTTTAAGACAAAAGAGAAAGCGTTAA
- the LOC133031903 gene encoding zinc finger BED domain-containing protein DAYSLEEPER-like, with amino-acid sequence MKSELDLYLDENLIPRTEESFDICNYWKVTGLKYPLLSMIAKDVFAVPVSTVASESTFSTGGRHVSSHRSRLHPSTLEALVCTQNWLKTDKKVNDEDNDVDPTMEPYVVDLDD; translated from the exons ATGAAGTCTGAACTGGATTTATATTTAGATGAGAACTTGATACCTAGGACTGAAGAGTCATTTGATATATGCAACTACTGGAAGGTGACGGGCCTCAAATACCCTTTGTTGAGTATGATTGCCAAGGATGTATTTGCTGTGCCTGTTAGCACTGTTGCTTCGGAATCTACATTCAGCACTGGTGGTAGGCACGTGAGTTCACATCGATCGAGACTTCATCCTTCTACATTAGAAGCATTAGTATGTACACAAAATTGGTTGAAGACTGACAAAAAAG TGAATGATGAAGATAATGATGTTGATCCAACAATG gaGCCTTACGTAGTTGATCTTGATGATTAG